In Bosea sp. (in: a-proteobacteria), one DNA window encodes the following:
- a CDS encoding tetratricopeptide repeat protein, producing MRISSTIIACLFLTLGGQKAVLAQDLSGTKPVPPRAIPGAALPEPEDSAPGAAAIAPAPDTPAAHTALPLVPFTSARDALKAWMRDSTAGNKVGAVRALEYAASQGHLTAQYKLGRMYAGGEGVPASDLKAFEYFSKIADENADAIPGTADGRLVGRAFVALGNYFSDGIKGSYVKPNADRAFDMFHYAASYFGDPDGQYNLARLYMTGQGASRDLRQAARWMKLAAEKGHAPARAAFGEMLLRGGEGVPRQPVLGLMWLAMAREGADPMREAWIIERHDTAFAAASANDRSAALALLERQHLVGARARSAAGQN from the coding sequence ATGCGGATATCTAGCACAATCATAGCATGCCTCTTCCTGACGCTTGGCGGCCAGAAGGCCGTCCTGGCGCAGGATTTGTCGGGCACGAAGCCGGTGCCGCCGCGGGCCATTCCGGGCGCTGCGCTGCCGGAGCCGGAGGATTCCGCTCCCGGCGCCGCGGCGATCGCGCCCGCGCCGGATACGCCCGCCGCCCACACGGCGCTGCCGCTCGTGCCCTTCACCAGCGCGCGCGACGCGCTCAAGGCCTGGATGCGCGACTCCACCGCCGGCAACAAGGTCGGCGCCGTGCGCGCGCTCGAATACGCCGCCTCGCAGGGGCATCTCACGGCGCAATACAAGCTCGGCCGGATGTATGCCGGCGGCGAAGGCGTGCCGGCCAGCGATCTCAAGGCGTTCGAATATTTCTCGAAGATCGCGGACGAGAATGCCGACGCCATTCCCGGCACCGCCGACGGGCGACTCGTCGGCCGCGCCTTCGTCGCGCTGGGCAATTATTTCTCGGACGGGATCAAGGGCAGCTATGTGAAGCCCAACGCCGATCGGGCCTTCGACATGTTCCATTATGCCGCCTCCTATTTCGGCGACCCGGACGGCCAGTACAACCTCGCCCGCCTCTACATGACCGGGCAGGGCGCGAGCCGCGATCTGCGTCAGGCGGCGCGCTGGATGAAGCTCGCCGCCGAGAAGGGCCATGCGCCTGCGCGTGCCGCCTTCGGCGAGATGCTGCTGCGCGGCGGCGAGGGCGTGCCGCGCCAGCCCGTGCTCGGACTGATGTGGCTCGCCATGGCGCGCGAGGGCGCCGACCCGATGCGCGAGGCCTGGATCATCGAGCGGCACGACACGGCCTTCGCGGCGGCCTCGGCCAATGATCGCTCGGCGGCGCTGGCCCTGCTCGAGCGCCAGCATCTCGTCGGCGCGCGCGCCCGCAGCGCCGCCGGCCAGAACTGA
- a CDS encoding pyridoxamine 5'-phosphate oxidase family protein, which produces MTSHDDQTRVWDLIDSIKFAMLVTHDGEGDALRARPMHAHGEREEDAIYFLTDRRHYKDDEIRINDNVCLAFADTDGQRYLSVSGTATVLDDRARVHDLWNAGNRAFWDDEDDPNIRVLRVRPGMAEFWDSPGKIVTGVKMAAAALTGAKPDLGENRKVPL; this is translated from the coding sequence ATGACCAGCCACGACGACCAGACGCGGGTCTGGGACCTGATCGATTCCATCAAGTTCGCGATGCTCGTGACCCATGACGGCGAGGGCGATGCGCTGCGCGCCCGGCCGATGCACGCTCATGGCGAGCGCGAGGAGGACGCGATCTATTTCCTGACCGACCGCCGCCACTACAAGGACGACGAGATCCGCATCAACGACAACGTCTGCCTCGCCTTCGCCGATACCGACGGCCAGCGCTATCTCTCGGTGAGCGGCACGGCGACGGTCCTGGACGACCGGGCGCGCGTCCACGATCTCTGGAATGCGGGCAACCGGGCGTTCTGGGACGATGAGGACGATCCCAATATCCGCGTGCTGCGGGTCAGGCCCGGCATGGCGGAGTTCTGGGACAGCCCCGGCAAGATCGTGACCGGCGTCAAGATGGCCGCCGCGGCGCTGACCGGGGCGAAGCCCGATCTCGGTGAAAACCGCAAGGTCCCTCTCTGA
- the ilvD gene encoding dihydroxy-acid dehydratase → MDGPVFDKSRLPSRHVSVGPAKAPHRSYYYAMGMTAKQIAQPFVGVASCWNEAAPCNISLMRQAQAVKKGVASASGTPREFCTITVTDGIAMGHQGMKSSLASREVIADSVELTMRGHCYDALVGLAGCDKSLPGMMMAMVRLNVPSIFIYGGSILPGTFKGRPVTVQDVFEAVGKHSVGAMSDEDLKELEETACPSAGSCGAQFTANTMATVAEAIGLALPYSCGAPAPYDVRDTFCYTAGEMVMELIAKNIRPRDIVTRKALENAAMVVAATGGSTNGALHLPAIAHECGIDFDLFEVAEIFRKTPYIADLKPGGKYVAKDMFEVGGIPLVMKSLLDAGFLHGDCLTVTGRTIAENMASVKWNDAQDVVYRADRPITATGGVVGLKGNLAPEGAIVKIAGMPQDKLVFTGPARCFDCEEDAFKAVTDRTYKEGDVLVIRYEGPRGGPGMREMLATTAALYGQGMGDKVALITDGRFSGATRGFCVGHVGPEAAVGGPIGLIRDGDVIELDAVTGKLAVRLSDAELEARRKSWKPRKTDYNSGALWKYAQTVGSARGGAVTHPGGAAETHCYADI, encoded by the coding sequence ATGGACGGGCCTGTGTTCGACAAGTCGAGATTGCCGAGCCGGCATGTCAGCGTCGGCCCGGCCAAGGCGCCGCACCGCTCCTATTATTACGCGATGGGGATGACCGCGAAGCAGATCGCGCAGCCCTTCGTCGGCGTCGCCTCCTGCTGGAACGAGGCCGCGCCCTGCAACATCTCGCTGATGCGCCAGGCCCAGGCCGTGAAGAAGGGCGTGGCCTCCGCCAGCGGCACGCCGCGCGAGTTCTGCACCATCACCGTCACCGACGGCATCGCCATGGGCCACCAGGGCATGAAGTCGTCGCTCGCCTCGCGCGAGGTCATCGCCGACTCCGTCGAGCTGACCATGCGCGGCCATTGCTACGATGCGCTCGTCGGGCTCGCCGGCTGCGACAAGTCGCTGCCGGGCATGATGATGGCGATGGTGCGCCTCAACGTACCCTCGATCTTCATCTATGGCGGCTCGATCCTGCCCGGCACCTTCAAGGGCCGGCCCGTCACGGTGCAGGACGTGTTCGAGGCCGTCGGCAAGCATTCGGTCGGCGCGATGTCGGACGAGGACCTGAAGGAGCTGGAGGAGACGGCCTGCCCCTCGGCCGGCTCCTGCGGCGCGCAGTTCACCGCCAACACCATGGCGACCGTCGCCGAGGCGATCGGGCTGGCGCTGCCCTATAGCTGCGGGGCGCCGGCCCCCTACGATGTCCGCGACACCTTCTGCTACACCGCCGGCGAGATGGTGATGGAGCTGATCGCGAAGAACATCCGCCCGCGCGACATCGTCACCCGCAAGGCGCTGGAGAACGCCGCGATGGTCGTCGCCGCGACCGGCGGCTCGACCAACGGCGCGCTGCACCTGCCGGCGATCGCGCATGAATGCGGCATCGACTTCGACCTGTTCGAGGTCGCCGAGATCTTCAGGAAGACGCCCTATATCGCGGACCTCAAGCCTGGCGGGAAATACGTCGCCAAGGACATGTTCGAGGTCGGCGGCATCCCGCTCGTCATGAAGAGCCTGCTCGACGCGGGCTTCCTCCATGGCGATTGCCTGACGGTCACCGGCCGCACCATCGCCGAGAACATGGCCTCGGTGAAGTGGAACGACGCGCAGGACGTGGTCTACCGCGCCGACAGGCCGATCACCGCGACCGGCGGCGTCGTCGGCCTCAAGGGCAATCTCGCGCCGGAGGGCGCGATCGTGAAGATCGCCGGCATGCCGCAGGACAAGCTCGTCTTCACCGGGCCTGCCCGCTGCTTCGACTGCGAGGAGGACGCCTTCAAGGCCGTCACCGACCGGACCTACAAGGAGGGCGACGTCCTCGTCATCCGCTATGAGGGCCCCAGGGGCGGCCCCGGCATGCGCGAGATGCTGGCGACCACCGCAGCCCTCTACGGCCAGGGCATGGGCGACAAGGTCGCGCTCATCACCGATGGCCGCTTCTCGGGCGCGACGCGCGGCTTCTGCGTCGGCCATGTCGGGCCGGAGGCCGCGGTCGGCGGGCCGATCGGGCTGATCCGCGACGGCGACGTCATCGAACTCGACGCCGTCACGGGAAAGCTCGCAGTTCGCCTTTCTGATGCCGAACTCGAAGCGCGTCGTAAGAGCTGGAAACCGAGGAAGACCGACTACAATTCCGGCGCGCTGTGGAAATACGCGCAGACCGTCGGCTCCGCCAGAGGCGGCGCCGTAACCCACCCAGGAGGGGCGGCCGAAACCCATTGCTATGCGGATATCTAG
- the xth gene encoding exodeoxyribonuclease III, which translates to MRIATWNVNSVRQRLGHLLDFLKEAEPDALCLQEIKCLDGDFPRTEIEAAGWQVETHGQKTFNGVAILSRSRLEDVRRGLPGDEGDEQARYLEGVLPFGAGVVRLASIYLPNGNPPNTEKYAYKLGWMQRLTAHARMLLEQEEPLVLAGDYNVIPEPRDARDPAAWVSDALFLPRTRAAFRGLANLGLTEALRSTTDAPGLYTFWDYQAGAWQRNNGIRIDHLLLSAQAADRLAGVGIAKHVRGWDKPSDHVPVMVELN; encoded by the coding sequence GTGCGGATCGCCACCTGGAACGTCAATTCGGTCAGGCAGCGCCTCGGCCATCTCCTGGATTTCCTGAAGGAGGCCGAGCCCGATGCGCTCTGCCTCCAGGAGATCAAATGCCTGGACGGCGATTTCCCGCGCACCGAGATCGAGGCCGCCGGCTGGCAGGTCGAGACCCATGGGCAGAAGACCTTCAACGGCGTCGCGATCCTGAGCCGCTCGCGGCTGGAGGATGTCCGGCGCGGCCTGCCGGGCGACGAGGGCGACGAGCAGGCGCGCTATCTCGAAGGCGTGCTGCCCTTCGGCGCGGGCGTGGTGCGCCTCGCCTCGATCTACCTGCCGAACGGCAACCCGCCCAACACCGAGAAATACGCCTACAAGCTCGGCTGGATGCAGCGGCTGACGGCCCATGCCCGCATGCTGCTGGAGCAGGAGGAGCCGCTGGTGCTGGCGGGTGACTACAATGTCATCCCCGAGCCGCGCGATGCCCGCGATCCGGCTGCCTGGGTCAGCGACGCGCTGTTCCTGCCCAGGACGCGGGCCGCCTTCCGCGGCCTTGCCAATCTCGGCCTGACCGAGGCGCTGCGCAGCACGACCGATGCGCCGGGCCTCTACACCTTCTGGGATTATCAGGCCGGCGCCTGGCAGCGCAACAACGGCATCCGCATCGACCATCTCCTGCTCTCGGCCCAGGCGGCGGACCGGCTGGCGGGCGTCGGCATCGCCAAGCATGTCCGGGGCTGGGACAAGCCCTCGGACCATGTCCCGGTGATGGTCGAGCTGAACTGA
- a CDS encoding valine--tRNA ligase, which yields MMDKTFEPAAVEARISKAWDEAQAFKAGRGAAPGAEPYCIVIPPPNVTGSLHMGHALNNTLQDVLCRFERMRGKDVLWQPGTDHAGIATQMVVERKLSAENRSDRRTMGREAFLAEVWKWKEESGGTIVNQLRRLGASCDWSRERFTMDEGLSAAVLKVFVGLHRQGLVYRAKRLVNWDPKFQTAISDLEVVQVEKTGSFKWQRGGEEPFDAAKLDKALNRDPSGHLYYFDYPLEGEPETVITVATTRPETMLGDTGVAVHPDNGTIGHLIGRNAVLPLVGRVIPIVPDDYADPEKGTGAVKITPAHDFNDFEVGKRHRLDVINILDGEARIQLAGNEEFLAGAKPEPETLALDGLDRFAARRRVVAMMAERGLLAKVEPNTHTVPHGDRSDVVIEPWLTDQWYVDVKPLAQRSLKAVKDGRTKFTPENWTRVYDDWLENIEPWCVSRQLWWGHQIPAWYGPDGEVFVAESEAGAQALAVSHYGGPVELRRDEDVLDTWFSSALWPFSTLGWPEETPELKRYYPTATLVTAFDIIFFWVARMMMMGLNFMDEVPFRDVYIHAIVRDEKGAKMSKSKGNVIDPLTLVDKYGADALRFTLAAMAAQGRDIKLATQRVEGYRNFATKIWNAARFAEINGCARAEGFDPAAVKEPLNRWILSEAAQAAEEIAAGIPSFKFNEAAGAAYRFVWNQFCDWYLELAKPVLQGEGVDAAAKAETQGTVAYVIDLICQLLHPFMPFLTEELWAQKAEAGAPRRLAAGDASLVCLTRWPDLAALEDAAAEAEIGFVVDLISDIRSVRSEVNVPAGTQAPLVLVNASQATRATIEAWAPMIERLARVSDIAFAGAAPGQSAQIIVRGEVAALPLAGLIDLEAERTRLAKELAKLDQDIAVVEKKLGNPDFMARAPEEIVEENRERKAAAEARKLKVAEALARLS from the coding sequence ATGATGGACAAGACTTTCGAGCCGGCAGCCGTCGAGGCCCGGATCAGCAAGGCATGGGACGAGGCGCAGGCCTTCAAGGCGGGCAGGGGGGCCGCCCCCGGCGCGGAGCCCTATTGCATCGTGATCCCGCCGCCGAACGTCACCGGCTCGCTGCATATGGGCCACGCGCTCAACAACACGCTCCAGGACGTGCTCTGCCGTTTCGAGCGCATGCGCGGAAAGGACGTGCTCTGGCAGCCCGGCACCGACCATGCCGGCATCGCGACGCAGATGGTGGTGGAGCGCAAGCTTTCCGCCGAGAACCGCTCCGACCGCCGCACCATGGGCCGCGAGGCCTTCCTCGCCGAGGTCTGGAAGTGGAAGGAGGAATCGGGCGGCACGATCGTCAACCAGCTGCGCCGCCTCGGCGCCTCCTGCGACTGGTCGCGCGAGCGCTTCACCATGGACGAGGGCCTCTCCGCCGCCGTCCTTAAGGTCTTCGTCGGCCTGCACCGGCAGGGGCTGGTCTACCGCGCCAAGCGGCTGGTGAACTGGGACCCGAAATTCCAGACTGCGATCTCGGATCTCGAGGTCGTGCAGGTCGAGAAGACCGGCTCGTTCAAATGGCAGCGCGGCGGCGAGGAGCCCTTCGACGCGGCCAAGCTCGACAAGGCGCTGAACCGCGATCCGAGCGGGCATCTCTATTATTTCGACTATCCGCTCGAAGGCGAGCCGGAGACAGTAATCACCGTCGCGACGACGCGGCCCGAGACGATGCTGGGCGATACCGGCGTCGCGGTTCACCCCGACAACGGGACGATCGGCCATCTCATCGGCCGCAACGCCGTGCTGCCGCTGGTCGGCCGCGTCATCCCGATCGTGCCGGACGACTATGCCGACCCCGAGAAGGGAACCGGCGCGGTCAAGATCACCCCGGCGCATGATTTCAACGATTTCGAGGTCGGCAAGCGCCACCGGCTCGACGTGATCAACATCCTGGACGGCGAGGCGCGCATCCAGCTCGCCGGCAACGAGGAGTTCCTGGCCGGCGCGAAACCCGAGCCCGAGACCCTCGCCCTCGACGGCCTCGACCGCTTCGCCGCGCGCCGCCGCGTCGTCGCGATGATGGCCGAGCGCGGCCTGCTCGCGAAGGTCGAGCCAAACACGCACACGGTCCCGCATGGCGACCGTTCGGACGTCGTCATCGAGCCCTGGCTCACCGACCAGTGGTATGTCGACGTCAAGCCCCTGGCGCAGCGCTCGCTGAAGGCCGTCAAGGACGGCCGCACCAAATTCACGCCTGAGAACTGGACGCGGGTCTATGACGACTGGCTGGAGAACATCGAGCCCTGGTGCGTCTCGCGCCAGCTCTGGTGGGGCCACCAGATTCCGGCCTGGTACGGGCCGGACGGCGAGGTCTTCGTTGCCGAGTCGGAAGCGGGCGCGCAGGCGCTCGCGGTCAGCCATTACGGCGGCCCCGTCGAGCTCAGGCGCGACGAGGACGTGCTCGACACCTGGTTCTCCTCGGCGCTCTGGCCGTTCTCGACGCTGGGCTGGCCCGAGGAGACGCCGGAGCTGAAGCGCTATTATCCGACGGCGACGCTCGTCACCGCCTTCGACATCATCTTCTTCTGGGTCGCCCGGATGATGATGATGGGCCTCAACTTCATGGACGAGGTGCCGTTCAGGGACGTCTACATCCACGCCATCGTCCGTGACGAGAAGGGCGCCAAGATGTCGAAGTCGAAGGGCAACGTCATCGACCCGTTGACGCTCGTCGACAAATACGGCGCCGACGCGCTGCGCTTCACGCTCGCCGCCATGGCGGCGCAGGGGCGCGACATCAAGCTCGCCACCCAGCGCGTCGAGGGCTACCGCAATTTCGCGACCAAGATCTGGAACGCCGCCCGCTTCGCCGAGATCAACGGCTGCGCCCGCGCCGAGGGCTTCGACCCCGCCGCTGTGAAGGAGCCGCTCAACCGCTGGATCCTGAGTGAGGCGGCGCAGGCCGCCGAGGAGATCGCGGCCGGCATCCCGAGCTTCAAGTTCAACGAGGCGGCCGGCGCGGCCTATCGCTTCGTCTGGAACCAGTTCTGCGACTGGTATCTCGAGCTCGCCAAGCCGGTCCTGCAAGGCGAGGGTGTCGATGCGGCGGCGAAGGCCGAGACGCAAGGAACGGTCGCTTACGTCATCGACCTGATCTGCCAGCTCCTGCACCCCTTCATGCCGTTCCTCACCGAGGAGCTCTGGGCACAGAAGGCTGAAGCCGGCGCGCCGCGCAGGCTTGCCGCCGGCGATGCTTCGCTGGTCTGCCTGACGCGCTGGCCCGATCTCGCGGCGCTCGAGGACGCGGCGGCCGAGGCCGAGATCGGCTTCGTCGTCGATCTCATTTCCGACATCCGCTCGGTACGCTCGGAGGTCAACGTGCCGGCCGGCACGCAGGCGCCGCTGGTGCTCGTCAATGCATCGCAGGCGACTCGCGCGACGATCGAAGCGTGGGCGCCGATGATCGAGCGGCTGGCGCGCGTTTCCGACATCGCCTTCGCGGGCGCGGCACCCGGCCAGTCGGCGCAGATCATCGTGCGCGGCGAGGTCGCGGCGCTGCCGCTCGCCGGGCTGATCGACCTCGAGGCCGAGCGCACGCGCCTGGCCAAGGAGCTCGCCAAGCTCGACCAGGACATCGCGGTGGTTGAGAAGAAGCTCGGCAATCCCGACTTCATGGCCCGCGCGCCGGAAGAAATCGTCGAGGAGAATCGCGAGCGCAAGGCAGCGGCAGAAGCCCGCAAGCTCAAGGTCGCGGAGGCGCTGGCACGGCTGAGCTGA
- a CDS encoding TIGR00645 family protein — translation MAQPRDPSAPPAELAAMKPLPALIFSSRWLQLPLYIGLIVAQCVYVFLFLKELWHLVLHAFDYSEQQIMLVVLGLIDVVMISNLLIMVIVGGYETFVSRLRLEGHPDQPEWLSHVNASLLKIKLAMAIIGISSIHLLRTFIEAGNIGVAGKTANYAETGVLLQTLIHVVFILSALGIAWVDRMTAAPGNGH, via the coding sequence ATGGCGCAACCGCGCGACCCCTCCGCCCCGCCAGCCGAACTTGCCGCCATGAAGCCGCTGCCGGCGCTGATCTTCTCCTCGCGCTGGCTGCAATTGCCGCTCTATATCGGCCTCATCGTGGCGCAATGCGTCTATGTCTTCCTGTTCCTGAAGGAGCTCTGGCACCTCGTCCTCCACGCCTTCGACTACAGCGAGCAGCAGATCATGCTGGTCGTGCTCGGCCTGATCGACGTGGTGATGATCTCGAACCTCCTGATCATGGTGATCGTCGGCGGCTACGAGACCTTCGTCTCGCGGCTGCGCCTGGAAGGCCATCCCGACCAGCCGGAATGGCTGAGCCACGTCAATGCGAGCCTCCTCAAGATCAAGCTCGCCATGGCGATCATCGGCATCTCGTCGATCCACCTGCTCAGGACCTTCATCGAGGCCGGCAATATCGGCGTCGCGGGCAAAACGGCGAACTATGCCGAAACCGGCGTCCTGCTGCAGACGCTGATCCACGTCGTCTTCATCCTCTCGGCGCTCGGCATCGCCTGGGTCGACCGGATGACGGCCGCGCCCGGCAACGGGCATTGA
- a CDS encoding BA14K family protein translates to MIRTLALAAALAGGAMLAQPAAAAPLAPAASALAAAQGGSDLVQNVQWRRYGYGPRYYGGYRRGPAVGAGIAAGIIGGALAAGALAAPPPPVYYEPAPVYVAPPVYAAPVPRAYGYSVQDTDAVAYCSSRFRTYNPETGTYIAKGGVVRACP, encoded by the coding sequence ATGATCAGGACGCTCGCCCTCGCCGCCGCCCTTGCCGGGGGCGCCATGCTCGCCCAGCCGGCAGCGGCTGCCCCGCTCGCTCCCGCCGCCTCCGCGCTCGCTGCGGCGCAGGGCGGCAGCGACCTCGTCCAGAACGTGCAGTGGCGCCGCTATGGTTATGGCCCGCGCTACTATGGCGGTTATCGCCGCGGCCCTGCCGTGGGCGCGGGGATCGCCGCCGGCATCATCGGCGGCGCGCTCGCCGCCGGCGCGCTGGCGGCTCCGCCCCCGCCGGTTTACTACGAGCCGGCACCGGTCTATGTCGCGCCGCCGGTCTACGCCGCGCCCGTGCCCCGGGCCTATGGCTACAGCGTCCAGGACACTGACGCGGTCGCCTATTGCTCGAGCCGGTTCAGGACCTACAACCCGGAAACCGGCACCTATATCGCCAAGGGCGGCGTCGTGCGCGCCTGCCCCTGA
- a CDS encoding protein-L-isoaspartate O-methyltransferase encodes MDDFTSLRRNMVDCQLRTYDITDRAALAAADFVPREAFLPENLSHLAYLDQSIPLPGSGRALMTPMVIVRMIQLIDPQPGEDVLDYGGGSGYGAALMDHMGAKATLWEPDAAARALAQAALGRAGADGVTIAAARPADAGFDAILVSGACELAPESLFSLLRPEGRLVVVEGVGRAARVMLYLKSADAVSGRPVFDAAAPALAEFRRPAEFVF; translated from the coding sequence ATGGACGATTTCACCTCGCTGCGCCGCAATATGGTCGATTGCCAGCTGCGCACCTACGACATCACCGACCGGGCCGCGCTGGCGGCGGCGGATTTCGTGCCGCGCGAAGCCTTCCTTCCCGAAAACCTGTCCCATCTCGCCTATCTCGACCAGTCGATCCCGCTGCCGGGCAGCGGGCGCGCGCTGATGACCCCGATGGTGATCGTGCGGATGATCCAGCTCATCGATCCGCAGCCGGGCGAGGACGTGCTCGACTATGGCGGCGGCTCCGGCTACGGCGCGGCGCTGATGGACCATATGGGTGCGAAAGCCACGCTCTGGGAGCCCGATGCGGCGGCCCGCGCGCTGGCGCAAGCCGCGCTCGGCCGCGCCGGCGCCGATGGCGTCACGATCGCCGCCGCGCGGCCCGCTGACGCCGGCTTCGATGCGATTCTCGTGAGCGGGGCCTGCGAACTTGCGCCCGAATCCCTGTTTTCGCTGCTCAGGCCCGAAGGCAGGCTCGTCGTGGTCGAGGGCGTGGGCCGCGCCGCGCGTGTCATGCTCTATCTGAAATCCGCGGATGCGGTCTCCGGCCGGCCGGTCTTCGATGCGGCGGCGCCCGCTCTCGCCGAGTTCCGCCGTCCGGCGGAATTCGTTTTCTGA
- the dps gene encoding DNA starvation/stationary phase protection protein Dps, protein MARTAVRTASHSTAKSSTTTKLVKSSRIDLASNTRTKVIGLLNERLADGIDLSLVTKQAHWNLKGPGFIGIHLMLDGFRDELDLHVDTVAERIAQLGGVAFGTAQTTVQTTALKPYPTDIVAVPDHLNALIERYAATANKVREAIDACDEAGDADTADLLTAWSRMLDKSLWFLQSNLA, encoded by the coding sequence ATGGCCAGAACCGCAGTCAGGACCGCGTCGCACAGCACGGCGAAAAGCTCGACCACGACGAAGCTGGTCAAATCCAGCCGGATCGATCTGGCGTCGAACACCAGGACGAAGGTCATCGGCCTGCTGAACGAGCGCCTCGCCGACGGCATCGACCTGTCGCTCGTCACCAAGCAGGCACATTGGAACCTCAAGGGTCCGGGCTTCATCGGCATCCATCTGATGCTCGACGGCTTCCGCGACGAGCTCGACCTGCATGTCGACACGGTCGCCGAACGCATCGCCCAGCTCGGCGGCGTCGCCTTCGGCACGGCGCAAACGACGGTGCAGACCACCGCGCTCAAGCCCTATCCGACCGATATCGTCGCCGTTCCGGATCATCTCAACGCCCTGATCGAGCGCTACGCCGCGACGGCCAACAAGGTGCGCGAGGCGATCGACGCCTGCGACGAGGCCGGGGACGCCGATACCGCCGACCTGCTCACCGCCTGGTCGCGCATGCTCGACAAATCGCTCTGGTTCCTGCAATCGAACCTCGCCTGA
- a CDS encoding DedA family protein, whose translation MLKRAYDWCVSYASHPAAPWLLFALTFVESSVSPLPPIPLLIPMCIARPDRAWVYAGICSLGAVLGGYLGYAIGALLYDSLGAWLIGIYGLQDKAASLIATSQDYWFWVLVTKGLTPIPFKIVTIMSGFLHFDLWKFTIGMVVSRATFFLMIAVALRYYGDDIRIFIEKHLPMTALALLVVVVGGFFVLPMVL comes from the coding sequence ATGCTCAAGCGAGCCTATGACTGGTGCGTTTCCTACGCCTCCCATCCGGCTGCCCCGTGGCTGCTGTTCGCCCTTACCTTTGTCGAGAGCTCGGTCAGCCCGCTGCCGCCGATTCCGCTGCTGATTCCGATGTGCATCGCCCGGCCGGATCGCGCCTGGGTCTATGCCGGCATCTGTTCGCTCGGCGCCGTGCTCGGCGGCTATCTCGGCTATGCCATCGGGGCGCTGCTCTATGACTCGCTGGGCGCCTGGCTGATCGGGATCTACGGCTTGCAGGATAAGGCCGCCAGCCTGATCGCGACCTCGCAGGACTATTGGTTCTGGGTGCTCGTCACCAAGGGCCTGACGCCGATCCCGTTCAAGATCGTCACGATCATGTCCGGCTTCCTGCATTTCGACCTGTGGAAGTTCACCATCGGCATGGTGGTCTCGCGCGCGACCTTCTTCCTGATGATCGCGGTGGCGCTGCGCTACTACGGCGACGACATCCGCATCTTCATCGAAAAGCATCTGCCGATGACGGCGCTGGCGTTGCTCGTCGTCGTCGTCGGAGGCTTCTTCGTGCTGCCCATGGTGCTGTGA